Proteins encoded by one window of Hippoglossus hippoglossus isolate fHipHip1 chromosome 15, fHipHip1.pri, whole genome shotgun sequence:
- the LOC117775179 gene encoding cystatin-C-like, with protein MNQLVFPVLAALFAVGLAGLGGMVGAPADVDISDAQDFLDFAVVQHNRGSNDMFLSQVAKVIKVQRQVVSGSLYIITVQMGKTPCRKGSADEVCAIYQDQASARPYICTFKVWSRPWLNDTQLVGETC; from the exons ATGAACCAGCTCGTCTTTCCCGTGCTCGCGGCTCTGTTCGCCGTGGGCTTGGCCGGTTTGGGCGGGATGGTGGGGGCGCCCGCAGACGTCGACATCAGCGATGCGCAGGACTTCCTCGACTTCGCCGTCGTCCAACACAACAGAGGATCCAACGACATGTTCCTGAGCCAGGTGGCTAAAGTGATCAAGGTCCAGAGACAG GTGGTCTCTGGGTCCTTATACATCATCACTGTGCAAATGGGCAAGACCCCCTGCAGAAAGGGCAGTGCGGATGAAGTGTGCGCCATCTACCAAGACCAAGCCTCTGCTCGG CCTTACATTTGCACATTCAAGGTGTGGAGCCGCCCATGGCTTAATGACACCCAGTTGGTGGGTGAGACATGCTAG
- the mgme1 gene encoding mitochondrial genome maintenance exonuclease 1 — translation MFIVKRVVCVGGIMLIQCTSRPVRNFSACSCLNSPKRRSSYSLAVSERYSSLVKSVMSSRVSSQTPDTLQAEDEHIYGPVVKAQTPSSKPERREPKTLHPFLLSEKTLETEETESGLPVRILLKRGQGGSSAPSVTRILQQTLSPDQRFYLERWKRRMIEELGEDGFKEYSQNLFRQGKLFHSTLDDIMASGATQENKPPAETPEYPAEVQGYMESVSHILEDVSAVRAIESTVHHDTLDYLGIVDCVARYRGVLCLIDWKTSEKPKPFLSNTYDNPIQVAAYAGALNNDGNYKYQVDHGLIVVAYKDGSPAHAHQLSSELMLQYWRTWLLRLEKFTEQRSGHTSTAFSEKK, via the exons ATGTTCATTGTTAAacgtgtggtgtgtgttggaGGCATCATGCTCATCCAGTGCACCTCCCGCCCTGTGAGGAACTTCTCCGCTTGTAGCTGCCTGAACTCCCCTAAAAGACGCAGCTCCTACAGTTTAGCGGTCAGTGAGCGCTACTCCTCTTTGGTGAAGTCCGTCATGTCCTCCAGGGTCAGTTCCCAAACCCCAGACACCCTCCAGGCGGAAGACGAGCACATCTATGGACCTGTTGTCAAAGCTCAAACGCCCTCATCTAAACCAGAGAGGAGGGAGCCTAAGACCCTTCATCCCTTCTTACTATCTGAGAAGACTctagagacagaggagacagagtcAGGACTTCCAGTTCGGATTCTGTTGAAAAGGGGCCAAGGAGGGTCCTCGGCACCGAGTGTGACCCGCATCCTTCAGCAGACCCTCTCCCCAGATCAGAGATTCTACCTggagaggtggaagaggaggatgatcgAAGAGCTTGGAGAAGATGGCTTCAAAGAATACTCTCAGA ATTTATTCAGGCAAGGCAAGCTTTTCCATTCCACTTTGGATGACATCATGGCGTCGGGAGCAACACAGGAGAACAAGCCTCCTGCGGAGACACCAGAGTATCCGGCTGAGGTTCAGGGATACATGGAGAGCGTCTCTCACATACTGGAAGACGTCAGTGCAGTGAGAGCGATTGAAAGCACTGTACATCACGACACCCTGGACTATCTGGGAATTGTGGATTGCGTCGCTCGCTACAG AGGTGTTCTATGTCTTATTGACTGGAAGACTTCAGAGAAGCCCAAGCCATTCCTGAGCAACACATACGACAACCCTATTCAAGTGGCAGCCTATGCTGGGGCTTTGAACAATGACGGGAACTACAAATACCAG GTTGATCATGGCCTCATTGTAGTGGCTTACAAGGACGGCTCGCCTGCCCACGCTCACCAGCTCAGCTCGGAGCTGATGCTACAGTACTGGAGGACCTGGTTGCTGCGACTTGAAAAGTTCACAGAACAGAG ATCCGGTCATACGTCAACAGCTTTTTCAGAAAAGAAATGA
- the snx5 gene encoding sorting nexin-5, whose protein sequence is MTSSLDENSKEKMRSVSVDLNHDASLLIDIPDALCERDKVKFTVHTKTTLSAFQKPEFSVPRQHEDFIWLHDTLVETEDYAGLIIPPAPPKPDFESPREKMHKLGEGEATMTKEEYAKMKQELEAEYLAVFKKTVQVHEIFLQRLSSHPILNKDRNFQIFLEYDQDLTVRRKNAKEMFGGFFKNMVKSADEVLISGVKEVDDFFEQEKTFLLDYYSKIKDSTAKAEKMTRAHKNIADDYIHISATLNSLSADDSTANKKHLEKLSDLFEKLRKVEGRVASDQELKLTELLRYYMRDIQAAKDLLYRRARALADYENSNKALDKARLKSKDIPQAEEHQQQCLQKFDKLSNSGKKELTGFKGRRVVAFRKNLIEMAELEIKHAKNNVTLLQGCIDLLKSN, encoded by the exons ATGACATCCTCTTTAGACGAAAACAGCAAGGAAAAG ATGCGCTCTGTTTCTGTGGATCTGAACCACGATGCTTCTCTCCTCATTGACATTCCTGACGCACTCTGTGAACGGGACAAAGTCAAGTTTACTGTCCATACAAAG ACCACCCTTAGCGCTTTCCAGAAGCCAGAGTTCTCTGTCCCCAGGCAGCATGAAGACTTCATCTGGCTACATGACACTCTGGTGGAGACCGAGGACTACGCTGGCCTGATA ATTCCTCCAGCGCCCCCAAAGCCTGACTTTGAGAGCCCAAGAGAGAAGATGCACAAACTGGGGGAAGGTGAAGCCACTATGACCAAAGAAGAGTACGCTAAAAtgaagcaggagctggaggc tGAATACCTGGCTGTGTTCAAGAAGACTGTCCAAGTGCACGAAATCTTCCTGCAGCGATTGTCCTCTCACCCcattttaaacaaagacagaaacttCCAGATTTTCTTAGAGTATGACCAGGAT ctGACTGTGAGAAGGAAGAATGCCAAGGAAATGTTTGGAGGattctttaaaaacatggtgaagtCAGCTGATGAGGTCCTTATCTCAGGAGTGAAG GAAGTCGATGATTTTTTTGAGCAGGAGAAGACATTCCTTCTCGACTACTACAGCAAGATCAAAGATTCCACTGCCAAAGCAGAGAAAATGACCCGTGCACACAAAA aTATTGCGGATGATTATATTCACATCTCTGCCACTCTGAACAGTCTCTCAGCTGATGATAGTACAGCAAATAAGAA aCACCTGGAGAAATTGTCAGATCTGTTTGAGAAACTCAGA AAAGTGGAGGGAAGAGTCGCATCTGACCAGGAGCTGAAACTGACTGAACTGCTAAGATACTACATGAGAGACATTCAGGCTGCGAAG GACCTTTTATACAGGCGAGCCCGGGCGTTAGCTGACTACGAGAACTCTAACAAGGCTTTAGATAAAGCTCGACTGAAAAGCAAGGACATTCCCCAGGCAGAGGAGCACCAGCAGCAGTGCCTGCAGAAATTTGACAAGCTTTCAAATTCTGGAAAGAAAG AGCTCACTGGTTTCAAGGGGAGGCGTGTTGTGGCCTTCAGGAAGAACCTCATAGAGATGGCTGAGCTCGAAATAAAACATGCCAAG AACAATGTGACTCTATTGCAGGGATGCATTGACCTGCTCAAGAGCAACTGA
- the mad2l1bp gene encoding MAD2L1-binding protein, which produces MQCGTDPAETFKTMAEESDVSKPILRCEDTEDTSIVGSGDNGIKTRLRFSPDKDTSSTREHDTTSEVPTLHRVPEDSHSHRASAETAEQLSGEAAHTPLHSETERDLKDVSIENRLNSNEPSVNNAEEKENIAADIAQEEEENRPGQKGLNDSSVTASKHSNTEDNDAEVARRAREQGYVSVVFPGTVTQEGCCRFVSEILKCILYQRQQLPMTYDQLVYSQKKQQASMQDKDPVIRRPVQSADMDWRKSQQTLQDLEELLQQLEVLFSLSRVPRVLLLMGGSLILPKELYEINLEGLVSAGGDQCLRVSSCLRQLFRTLFVADLLSDTRPVRLMPTTVLVLAHRDCGVGWFRPKLQFKVPTRVRNQVIALSTDPSKDTRAEGSDWQDYVWFQAPMTIKGFSNSPKSGSK; this is translated from the exons ATGCAGTGCGGCACAGACCCGGCGGAGACATTCAAAACTATGGCTGAAGAGTCGGATGTATCTAAACCAATTTTACGCTGTGAGGACACAGAGGACACGTCTATCGTTGGCAGCGGGGACAATGGGATAAAGACACGTCTGAGGTTTTCTCCGGATAAAGATACGAGCTCAACTCGGGAGCACGACACGACGAGTGAAGTCCCAACTTTACACCGTGTTCCCGAAGACTCCCATTCACACCGAGCGTCTGCGGAAACAGCCGAACAGCTCTCGGGCGAGGCcgcacacacacctttacaCTCGGAAACCGAAAGAGACTTGAAAGACGTCTCCATTGAAAACAGGTTGAATTCAAATGAGCCGAGTGTAAACAAcgcggaggagaaggagaacatCGCTGCAG ATATTGcccaggaagaagaggaaaacaggCCTGGTCAGAAAGGTTTGAATGATTCCAGTGTGACTGCCAGtaaacacagtaacacagaggACAATGATGCTGAGGTGGCGAGAAGAGCACGGGAGCAAGGCTATGTGAGCGTCGTCTTCCCTGGCACGGTGACTCAGGAAGGCTGCTGTCGCTTTGTCAGCGAGATCCTCAAGTGCATTCTCTATCAGAGACAGCAACTACCCATGACGTATGACCAGCTGGTTTATTCCCAGAAGAAGCAACAAGCCTCAATGCAG GATAAAGACCCAGTGATTCGCAGACCAGTGCAGTCAGCAGACATGGACTGGCGCAAGTCTCAGCAAACCCTTCAGGATCTGGAGGagttgctgcagcagctggaggtgctTTTTTCCCTGAGCAGGGTGCCCCGCGTGCTGCTCCTAATGGGTGGCTCCCTCATCCTGCCCAAAGAGCTGTATGAGATCAACCTGGAGGGGCTGGTGTCGGCTGGTGGGGATCAGTGTCTACGGGTGTCCTCGTGCTTAAGGCAACTCTTCCGCACGCTTTTCGTGGCGGACCTTTTGTCTGACACCAGACCTGTTCGTTTAATGCCCACCACAGTCTTAGTGCTCGCTCACAGGGATTGCGGTGTAGGCTGGTTCCGCCCTAAACTACAATTTAAAGTGCCAACTCGTGTAAGGAACCAAGTTATTGCTCTTTCCACTGATCCCAGCAAGGACACAAGGGCAGAGGGGTCAGACTGGCAGGATTATGTGTGGTTTCAGGCCCCAATGACAATCAAGGGCTTCAGCAACTCACCCAAGTCGGGGAGCAAATAG
- the si:dkey-76k16.6 gene encoding glycine-N-acyltransferase-like protein 3, which yields MELTGEQLKDAETQLRRHLPRSLLVYGNLVLLNRVSSDPVQVLVDTWPHFTVIVCRPLHVQEGDLFKDILFFATDEALMEETIRKSSILDWTRFLCLAISLRHMEIFNAVASEKRVSSKKLAVCHMMILEDVSKLPSVASSGISLGSLDESHVGWVSQTWKFANDDEAVGMIRNMIANFPSCCVLDAQRRPVSWILTYASCAMGMLYTLPEHRGKGYAKVLISTMAKRLHTQDYPVYCFIEEENLVSYRLFKNMGFTEDPTYRQAWVAFNEQISVW from the exons ATGGAACTGACCGGAGAGCAGCTGAAAGACGCAGAGACCCAGCTGAGAAGACATCTACCACGATCACTACTG GTGTACGGTAATTTGGTCCTGTTAAACAGAGTCAGCTCAGACCCTGTCCAGGTGTTGGTGGACACATGGCCACACTTCACTGTGATTGTCTGCAGACCACTGCATgtgcag GAAGGTGATCTCTTCAAAGATATACTGTTTTTTGCGACGGATGAAGCTCTTATGGAGGAAACCATACGAAAGTCCTCTATTCTTGATTGGACCAGGTTTCTTTGTCTTG CAATCAGTCTTCGGCACATGGAGATATTCAATGCAGTGGCATCAGAAAAACGTGTGTCCAGCAAGAAACTGgcagtgtgtcacatgatgaTATTAGAGGATGTATCCAAGCTTCCCTCTGTAGCCAG CTCAGGAATCTCCCTCGGCTCTCTGGATGAATCCCACGTTGGCTGGGTGAGTCAGACATGGAAGTTCGCAAATGATGACGAGGCTGTGGGGATGATCCGCAACATGATCGCAAACTTCCCCTCCTGCTGCGTGCTGGATGCACAACGAAGGCCAGTGTCCTGGATCCTGACCTATGCGTCGTGTGCCATGGGAATGCTGTACACCCTGCCAGAGCACAGAGGCAAAGGCTACGCCAAAGTCCTCATCAGCACCATGGCAAAGAGGCTCCACACTCAGGATTATCCAGTCTACTGCTTCATAGAGGAGGAGAACCTGGTCTCCTacaggctttttaaaaacatgggcTTTACTGAAGATCCCACATACAGGCAGGCCTGGGTGGCATTTAATGAACAGATCAGTGTATggtaa
- the si:dkey-76k16.5 gene encoding glycine N-acyltransferase-like protein 3 — protein sequence MKVLNKDELKVAEGVLFKHLPKSSKVYGFLYGINRNKPSTLEVVVDSWPDFKVIICRPDPKVKLALQLRKKVSYYSMDAQVLKKLFTEENVLDWSTDFMVGGLDKSNEPTLKEVSSIRQVSIRPFVLVHLLYLADSSHLLTPTVGSELESRISSLNLSHVDLVNKTWKFGGNEQGYNMIKYYIGNFPTCCITDRQGQPVSWILVYDYCAMGMLYTLPEHRGKGYAKILVSTMAKRLHDEGHPVYCFIEEESVVSYRLFKNLGFTEDPSYRAQWFDVNV from the exons ATGAAAGTCCTGAACAAAGATGAACTAAAGGTTGCTGAAGGAGTTCTGTTCAAACACCTACCAAAAAGTTCTAAG GTCTATGGCTTCCTCTATGGTATTAACAGGAACAAACCAAGTACACTGGAGGTGGTTGTTGATTCGTGGCCTGATTTTAAGGTCATCATTTGCAGACCTGATCCCAAG gTCAAGCTTGCACTGCAGCTCAGGAAAAAGGTGTCATACTACAGCATGGATGCACAGGTTTTAAAGAAATTGTTTACAGAGGAGAATGTACTTGACTGGAGTACCGATTTCATGGTTGGAG GACTCGACAAATCCAATGAGCCCACTCTCAAAGAAGTGTCTTCTATCAGACAAGTTTCCATCAGACCCTTTGTATTGGTGCATCTTCTGTATTTGGCAGACAGCAGCCATCTTCTCACACCAACAGTCGGCAG TGAGCTTGAATCAAGGATCTCATCTCTTAACCTTTCCCACGTTGACTTGGTGAATAAAACCTGGAAGTTTGGAGGAAACGAGCAAGGTTACAACATGATTAAATACTACATTGGCAACTTTCCGACATGCTGCATCACCGACAGACAGGGTCAGCCGGTGTCCTGGATCCTGGTGTATGATTACTGTGCCATGGGCATGTTGTACACTCTTCCAGAGCACAGGGGGAAAGGATATGCGAAAATCCTGGTCAGCACCATGGCCAAGAGACTCCATGATGAAGGCCACCCAGTCTACTGCTTCATAGAGGAGGAGAGCGTGGTCTCCTacaggctttttaaaaacctggGCTTTACTGAAGATCCTTCATACAGGGCGCAGTGGTTTGACGTCAACGTTTGA